The DNA window CAGCACGTCACTACTTTGTGATGGAAGAAATCCAGAAATATCATTGGGTTTCGAAGATTCTCCAGGCAATTGAAGCTGTTCAATTGTTTTTACTGCACCTTCAAGACGATGCCCTTTTCTCCACTCGCCGTCTTGCGTGATATAAATTGGGTAAATTTCATATGCTTCAAAATCTATTGCATTTGTAACTGCTAAGGCTGTAGACAGAGAAACTTCATGCTCTGCCGATTTGCCTCCATATAATAAACCGACTCGTTTTTTCATCCAAGAGACCTCATTTCGTTATCCATATTTCTTAGTTTATCACGAACCTGCAGTGACTAATATTTTTTTCATGTCAGCCACCGAAAATTTTCAGGCCAATGACTCCTGCTAAAATACAGGATAGAAAAAATATTTTTGCCAGTTGCTTGCTTTCTTTGAAAAATATCATACCGACTAGAACGCTTCCTGCAGCACCGATGCCTGTCCATACAGCATAGCCTGTTCCAAGCGCAATTGTTGTTAACGCCAGTGACAGCAAATAAAAGCTAAGCGCGCCGGACAAAATCGTTAGCGCTGTGTACCGTTTTATTTTAAAGCCATTGGATAGTTTCATAGTAGTGACAAACGCCACTTCAAACAATCCCGCAATTACTAATATCAGCCAATCCATCATGACTGCACGCCCTTACTCGAAGTTTCTTTTCCGTCTAAAACTTTTAACCCAATTATCCCAATTAGCAATAAACTTAAAAAGAACAGTTTTTCTAAACTAGCGTTTTCATTAAATAAAAAGATACCTAAAATGGCTGTACCTGCAGCACCAATACCAGTAAATACTGCATAAGCCGTACCGATTGGAATTGTTTTCATCGCAATCGCAAACAGCATAAAGCTGATGACGATAAAAACAAATGTTATAAGTGAAGGAACTAAGTTCGTAAAGCCTTCAGCAAACTTCAAGCCAATTGCCCACACAATTTCTGTAAT is part of the Planococcus kocurii genome and encodes:
- a CDS encoding DMT family transporter, whose product is MDWLILVIAGLFEVAFVTTMKLSNGFKIKRYTALTILSGALSFYLLSLALTTIALGTGYAVWTGIGAAGSVLVGMIFFKESKQLAKIFFLSCILAGVIGLKIFGG
- the sugE gene encoding quaternary ammonium compound efflux SMR transporter SugE, whose translation is MAWIYLMIAGITEIVWAIGLKFAEGFTNLVPSLITFVFIVISFMLFAIAMKTIPIGTAYAVFTGIGAAGTAILGIFLFNENASLEKLFFLSLLLIGIIGLKVLDGKETSSKGVQS